One Brassica napus cultivar Da-Ae chromosome C4, Da-Ae, whole genome shotgun sequence genomic region harbors:
- the LOC106396693 gene encoding biotin synthase, mitochondrial: MMLARFVFRSQLRPSLSARQSASYSSASAASAEAERTIREGPRNDWSKDEIKAVYDSPVLDILFHGAQVHRHVHNFREVQQCTLLSIKTGGCSEDCSYCPQSSRYDTGVKAQRLMSKDAVIVAAKKAKEAGSTRFCMGAAWRDTIGRKTNFKQILEYIKEIRGMGMEVCCTLGMIEKQQALELKKAGLTAYNHNLDTSREYYPNVITTRSYDERLETLEHVRDAGINVCSGGIIGLGEAEEDRVGLLHTLATLPSHPESVPINALLAVKGTPLEDQKPVEIWEMIRMIGTARIVMPKAMVRLSAGRVRFSMPEQALCFLAGANSIFTGEKLLTTPNNDFDADQLMFKTLGLTPKPPSFSEDDSESENCEKVASSH, encoded by the exons ATGATGCTTGCTCGATTCGTATTTCGATCTCAGCTCAGACCTTCTCTCTCCGCCCGACAATCTGCTTCTTACTCCTCTGCTTCCGCAGCCTCAGCTGAAGCCGAAAGAACGATCCGTGAAGGTCCGAGAAATGACTGGAGCAAAGATGAAATCAAAGCCGTCTATGACTCTCCCGTTCTTGACATCCTCTTCCATGGA GCACAGGTTCATAGGCATGTTCATAACTTCAGGGAAGTGCAGCAATGTACTCTCCTCTCCATAAAGACTGGAGGGTGCAGTGAGGACTGTTCTTATTGTCCTCAGTCCTCCAGATATGACACTGGAGTCAAGGCCCAAAGACTCATGTCCAAGGACGCTGTCATTGTTGCTGCTAAGAAG GCAAAAGAAGCTGGAAGCACACGGTTTTGCATGGGTGCTGCGTGGAGAGATACAATAGGACGCAAAACCAATTTCAAGCAGATACTTGAGTACATCAAAGAGATAAG AGGCATGGGGATGGAAGTTTGCTGCACATTGGGCATGATTGAGAAGCAACAAGCGTTAGAGCTGAAGAAGGCCGGCCTCACTGCTTATAACCACAATCTTGATACTTCAAGAGAGTACTACCCCAACGTCATCACTACTAGAAGTTATGATGAACGTCTTGAAACTCTTGAGCATGTTCGTGATGCTGGTATCAACGTCTGTTCAG GAGGAATAATAGGGCTTGGGGAGGCAGAAGAGGACAGAGTAGGTTTATTACACACATTGGCAACACTTCCTTCTCACCCTGAGAGTGTTCCCATCAACGCTCTGCTAGCAGTGAAAGGCACTCCTCTTGAAGACCAGAAG CCGGTTGAGATATGGGAGATGATCAGGATGATTGGAACAGCAAGGATCGTGATGCCAAAAGCAATGGTGAGGCTATCTGCTGGTAGAGTCCGGTTCTCGATGCCCGAGCAAGCCCTGTGTTTTCTAGCTGGTGCAAACTCTATCTTCACTGGAGAGAAGCTTTTGACAACACCCAACAATGACTTTGACGCGGACCAACTCATGTTCAAGACGCTGGGACTCACTCCTAAACCCCCAAGTTTCTCTGAAGATGATTCTGAGTCAGAGAATTGCGAGAAAGTTGCTTCTTCTCACTAA
- the BNAC04G02880D gene encoding uncharacterized protein BNAC04G02880D, whose protein sequence is MSNSAFLSRCSSYEGDVDSDSEIFTSSSSCSSYTESEEEEMDNGFVGETMKETKKSEKKKKSNVLLEGYVVDDLKRTKSLTDDDLEELKGCVDLGFGFNYEEIPELCNTLPALELCYSMSHKFMDQDHHHHHHTSSSPEKIESPLSQIASWKISSPGDSPDDVKARLKFWAQAVACTVRLCT, encoded by the exons ATGAGCAACTCAGCTTTTCTTTCTCGTTGTTCCTCGTACGAGGGAGACGTTGACTCAGACTCCGAGATCTTCACCAGCTCCAGCTCATGCTCCTCCTACACtgaatctgaagaagaagagatggacAATGGCTTTGTTGGAGAGACGATGAAAGAGACCAAGAAgtcagagaagaagaagaagagcaatgTGTTACTTGAAGGTTACGTTGTAGATGATTTGAAGAGGACCAAGAGTTTAACGGACGATGATCTAGAGGAGCTAAAGGGTTGTGTAGACTTAGGCTTTGGATTTAACTACGAGGAGATTCCTGAGCTTTGTAATACTTTGCCTGCTCTTGAGCTTTGTTACTCCATGAGTCACAAGTTCATGGAtcaagatcatcatcatcatcaccatacTTCTTCTTCCCCTGAGAAGATTGAATCTCCCCTTAGTCAGATAGCTAGCTGGAAGATCTCTAGTCCTG GGGACAGTCCTGATGATGTCAAAGCAAGGTTGAAGTTCTGGGCACAAGCTGTGGCATGCACCGTGAGATTATGCACCtga
- the LOC106394816 gene encoding inositol transporter 1, producing the protein MTLTIHSAPGSSGYLDMYPERRMSYFGNPYILGLTLTAGIGGLLFGYDTGVISGALLYIKDDFQIVKQSSFLQETIVSMALVGAMIGAASGGWINDYYGRKKATLLADVVFAAGAIVMAAAPDPYILIAGRLLVGLGVGVASVTAPVYIAEASPSEVRGGLVSTNVLMITGGQFLSYLVNSAFTQVPGTWRWMLGVSGVPAVVQFGLMLFMPESPRWLYMKNRKEEAIQVLSKIYDISRLEDEINHLAADEEEEKLQKDTVSYLDVFKSKEMRLAFFAGAGLQAFQQFTGINTVMYYSPTIVQMAGFHSNQLALLLSLIVAGMNAAGTVVGIYFIDHCGRKKLALSSLCGVIVSLIILSVSFLKQSDVTSDGGLYGWLAVLGLALYIAFFAPGMGPVPWTVNSEIYPQQYRGICGGMSATVNWVSNLIVAQTFLSIAEAAGTGVTFLILAGIAVMAVIFVIVFVPETQGLTFLEVEQIWKERAWGSSRDGNNMEGLLEQGSRS; encoded by the exons ATGACATTGACGATCCATTCAGCACCAGGGAGCTCAGGGTACTTGGATATGTACCCAGAGAGAAGGATGTCTTATTTTGGTAATCCTTACATTCTCGGTTTGACTCTCACTGCCGGCATCGGTGGTCTTCTCTTCGGTTATGACACAG GTGTTATATCTGGTGCCCTTTTGTACATTAAAGATGATTTCCAAATTGTTAAACAGAGCAGTTTCTTACAG GAAACTATTGTAAGCATGGCTTTAGTTGGTGCCATGATCGGTGCTGCATCAGGAGGTTGGATCAATGACTACTACGGTCGTAAAAAGGCTACTCTGCTTGCTGATGTTGTCTTTGCTGCTGGAGCTATCGTTATGGCTGCTGCTCCTgatccctatatattaatcgcCGGTCGTCTCTTGGTTGGTTTAGGAGTTGGTGTTGCTTCTGTGACTGCACCTGTTTATATAGCAGAAGCATCTCCATCTGAAGTGAGAGGTGGGCTTGTGAGCACCAATGTGTTGATGATCACTGGTGGACAGTTTCTTTCATACCTCGTTAACTCTGCTTTCACACAG GTTCCAGGAACATGGAGATGGATGCTTGGAGTTTCAGGTGTTCCTGCTGTTGTTCAGTTCGGTCTAATGCTGTTCATGCCAGAGTCTCCTCGATGGCTTTACATGAAGAACCGTAAAGAGGAAGCTATCCAAGTGCTTTCAAAAATATATGACATCTCTAGGTTAGAGGACGAGATTAATCATCTTGCCgcagatgaagaggaagagaagctaCAGAAAGACACTGTCAGCTACTTGGACGTCTTTAAATCCAAAGAAATGAGACTAGCATTCTTCGCAGGAGCAGGACTTCAG GCGTTTCAGCAGTTCACTGGGATCAATACTGTTATGTACTATAGCCCTACGATAGTGCAGATGGCTGGTTTTCATTCAAACCAGCTCGCTCTGTTACTCTCTCTCATCGTTGCTGGCATGAACGCTGCTGGAACAGTCGTGGGGATTTACTTCATCGACCATTGTGGACGGAAGAAGCTTGCTCTCTCGAGTTTATGCGGTGTCATTGTATCTCTCATTATCCTCTCAGTCTCGTTCTTGAAACAGTCTGATGTAACGTCTGATGGAGGGCTCTACGGTTGGCTCGCTGTGCTTGGCTTAGCTCTGTATATTGCTTTCTTTGCACCGGGGATGGGACCGGTTCCTTGGACGGTGAACTCGGAGATATACCCACAACAGTACCGTGGCATATGTGGAGGCATGTCTGCAACGGTTAACTGGGTTAGTAACTTGATTGTGGCACAAACATTCTTGTCAATCGCAGAAGCTGCTGGTACTGGAGTGACTTTCTTGATTTTGGCGGGAATAGCGGTTATGGCGGTTATctttgtgattgtgtttgttcCCGAGACTCAGGGGCTAACGTTTTTGGAAGTGGAGCAGATTTGGAAAGAGAGGGCTTGGGGCAGTAGCAGAGATGGCAACAACATGGAGGGGTTACTCGAGCAGGGGTCTCGGTCTTGA
- the LOC106390510 gene encoding F-box/LRR-repeat protein At2g43260-like, with the protein MGEEEEEEEEEESSNSMCILPELLEEIFIRLPLKSILRFRTVSKHCRSLLESRRFSEKRMSLQKNRRILAAYNCDCGDRPRLLTESRFEGDEEIVYLHCLASRPSLSCDGLLCFPEQDWIIVLNPSTRQLRRFPSGLNHKCRFGFGLWSSFSPEKWAIGFGRDKVTGSFKVVRLCFFFREIGQEEPVLECGVLDVQTGVWSKLSPPPHVVNPGSKSVCVNGSIYWLNFEVGEYCKLLALDLHKQEFNRIPLPATGLGATKETLIVNFEEHLAYVNTSKLPEWRLDIWSMDNTDQKQWSKTFSIRLELKVVAWRRKNRWFTPVAVSKQGNLVFCDNQKRLFKYYPGTNEIRCLSLDTYVISPYSENLVSLPLKPSHQYPHLSVETRMSRCRLFSKESSSSWIFQALRRNEFSILEIVFTSLVVAGYICLPRM; encoded by the exons atgggggaagaagaagaagaagaagaagaagaagagagctcGAATTCTATGTGCATACTTCCCGAGCTACTTGAAGAGATATTCATTAGACTACCATTGAAATCGATTCTCAGATTCAGAACCGTATCAAAACATTGTAGATCACTCCTCGAGTCGAGGAGGTTCTCGGAGAAACGTATGAGTCTTCAAAAGAATCGGAGGATCCTCGCTGCTTACAATTGCGACTGCGGCGACCGTCCGCGTCTCCTCACCGAGTCACGGTTCGAAGGAGACGAAGAGATCGTATATCTTCACTGCCTCGCCTCACGACCCTCGTTGAGCTGCGACGGTTTGCTCTGCTTCCCCGAACAAGACTGGATCATTGTTTTGAATCCATCCACCAGACAGCTCCGCAGATTCCCTTCCGGCTTGAACCATAAGTGCAGATTTGGATTCG GATTATGGTCTAGCTTCTCGCCGGAAAAATGGGCGATAGGTTTCGGTAGAGACAAGGTTACGGGAAGCTTTAAAGTAGTgaggttgtgttttttttttcgggaaATTGGGCAAGAGGAACCTGTGTTGGAATGTGGTGTTCTCGATGTTCAAACTGGTGTATGGAGTAAACTGAGTCCACCTCCTCATGTAGTTAATCCCGGAAGCAAATCTGTCTGTGTGAATGGATCCATCTACTGGTTAAACTTTGAAGTTGGAGAGTATTGCAAGTTACTTGCATTGGATCTTCATAAACAAGAGTTCAACAGAATCCCATTACCAGCTACTGGGCTAGGGGCCACGAAGGAAACACTGATAGTGAACTTTGAAGAGCATCTAGCGTATGTCAATACGAGTAAATTGCCTGAATGGAGACTAGATATATGGAGCATGGATAATACAGATCAAAAACAATGGAGCAAGACTTTCTCCATACGTTTAGAACTTAAGGTTGTTGCCTGGCGAAGGAAAAATAGGTGGTTCACGCCAGTGGCGGTTTCTAAGCAAGGGAATCTTGTCTTCTGTGACAATCAGAAGAGGCTGTTTAAGTATTATCCAGGGACAAATGAGATTCGTTGTCTCTCCCTAGACACTTATGTTATATCTCCATACTCTGAGAATTTGGTCTCACTTCCTTTGAAACCGAGCCATCAGTATCCTCATCTAAGTGTTGAAACAAGGATGTCTAGATGCCGCTTGTTTTCCAAGGAGTCGAGTTCTTCTTGGATATTCCAAGCTTTGCGACGTAATGAATTTAGCATCCTAGAGATTGTGTTCACGTCTCTAGTAGTAGCTGGTTATATATGCTTACCTCGAATGTAG